CTGCGGGCGCCAGCCCGGCCCCCACCTCCTCTACCAGTGCTTGTGCGTGCGGCGGCGATGTCTGGCATCGGCGTGGGTCCTCGCGCGGGTCGCAGGCCTCGTGCGGgtctgtggcagtaccgcccaaattaatccggcttaagtgtgctaaccatcaccgaaacggcaaccagggttaacacgcactaaaaatggagtaatccggcagtgttgtcgggtaaaatcccgattaaaccacttgaaacaggatcaacaaagcaATTCAGAGAATACAACGTTCCGCAAATTTTACTGTGCAGAGTATGAAAATGAATTATtgttacaaaccgagtttgaatttataaaagtacaacagaGTTTAAGTGCGGCAGAGAAAGGAACGATATTCTACCGAGgaaacaagacgtcatgatgaagcccgtacatgacgtcaaccataccctcagatgtaccacctgaaaaacaaagcgaCAAGCAaaactgagtatactaatactcagcaaggcttacccgactaagggtatacttagcccattatctagacatgcaagcctTTTGGCTTGAGAGGTTTGTTTttccgaaaagcagtaaagagtagatccttaatttcaggttttagcttccaggttctagttcaattaaccattctaagtgagcatctatccaatagcatacatggtggaaacaattatctttcatcatccaaccagccaaattcatcatcatcatcatcttccacttcttactctatgtgacagaagggttaagcagtcccaaaccgtgagaagcggacgattcgaatcgaatttgttaaccttgcaaggcagacctaaccacacgtcacgtggttactcccagagtcagacgtgcaacatttcccctttctttccgggttgtggatcagggtcacccacctcgactacaagaatccacgcccGGCGTGCGCCTTCTTGTACCtgcatgtggccgcatgtgaACCCAGTTCAAAGAgagtgaaagtaaagtccactcgccgggccaatcaggtacttaagcttatcgattaccatatttctcggcatatggttagtacgttcaaaagcttaaccaccactaccacacactgcggccttatccattttcactaaacagatggggtatcacaagtaccacaaccccgcccatgagccttatagttgcagcgtgtagtagacattcaactcctataattctcgcgagtgacaagaaatcactcgacttctaccgaatcattagcctagccaactagcgacctacatgtactagtgttcaagcataggtacctaggatcatgcagctaaggttccaagtaactcctgtaaacttaaatgcgcaagtagataggaataacAATAACTtgtataaatttaaaatagataggacatgctccggggcttgcctggaattaacactaggtcagtgttagttagaagATACTGCTCGACGAGCATctacactaggtcagtgttagttagaagatactgctcgatgagcatcttccttcggtcgtgcacatcgagatccatccgtccatcttctagacgtgCTCACCCTTCACCGTCTTTTGCTCGGCTCCAACGTCACGTCattcacgtggttcatctatcgtacctaaatgaaatgtaacaatgcatatgtatgaatgcaaagaaATGCAACACACAAAGCATTCATAAGGTATAACACACTAACATAAGCACCTAGAGCTATTTGATTCAATCATCACTCAAGCCTCtcatatggatgagcacatcaaGCTAACCTGTATAGGTTTTATAATTTTGCAAGTActagaactatttatcatgaattTGTGCTATCAACATGGATTAAAATCAAAACCATAGCTAAAGAGTGGTGACGAGTTTCAAACTTTTACCATACTGTTATGTTAGTATCTTAAGTGCACTGGAAAAGTTTCCTACAAAGATATTCATTAAAACATCAAGAACCAAAAATAGAATTTATTCCTAGCCTAGTACAGGATCTAATAAAAACCCATAGCTACACCTATCTTCTGGGCCTTAAAATTTTACACAGTGATTGGGTGACCATAATAGACCTATGGTAAAaatatcagatttttctaggcatAGGAACTATTTTCCTTGATTTAATGGAGTTTTCCTTaacaaaaatcatttggtctagttaggCATAActaaaaatttctcaaactttttctgcaGTAACTAGACCTTTAGAATTTTTAGCTCATGAAACAGATCATAATAACTTTAAGAAATAAATCTATTTAACTTAGGCATAAATCAAGATTTAATTAAACCTATAGCTAAACATGTCTAATGACCACCAAAATTTTACACAAGTATAATCTCCTAGCATGCAGCACACTGGCCAAAAAAAATTGCAGCCATGCAATGCTTAGAACTAGAGATCTAATTAAAGCTCTAATAAACTTGCATTTAATATAGAACAAAAACTAATGCTCAAATAAGAAAGTGCATGTAatgaaacttgtagatcttgttgcaaggaATCCAAAACATTTGAgcttgcatttttctgatttttctacgaattattatgtattttcaaagttcacagctaAGTGTTCATGTAACTTTTGCATTCTAGCCcctgaaagtttttgaattcttgcagaaaggcccttggccggatggggagaaacaggggagggggaggcggccggattccggcgagatgggtcgtcggcggcgagggctagGGGGTGGAGGAGCTAGGGGGGTCCGAGAACTACTGTTGGGAGGTCTCGGCGCGAGGGAGGTGGCCTGAGGGGGCGGGTCGACTGGCGcaggcagccgcggcggcggttccTGACGGAGGCGGTGCTCCGGCGGCTCTGGACGGTGGTGGCCGGGCCGACGAGCACCAGTGGGCAACGGGGAAGCTCTTGAGCGGGTCagtgggggtggaggagggtCGGACAGGGGAGCTCCACGGGAGCAGGGCGATGGCGGCCATGGGGTGCCGCGGCAGCAGCTCGCCGGCAGCGAAGGGGTGGGGCGGTTGGGTCCGGGAGGTTCAGTGGGAGGTGAGAGGCGTAGCTGGGGGAGCGGTTGCGGCAGCGGAGGGCCGGAGAGGGGACCTCCACGGAGCATGTCCAGCGGCAATGGAGCCGGCGGCGCGCTGAGCGACGGGGAGGAGGGAGTTCGGCTCTGGAAGAGGTGAAACTGATAGGAGAAAACGAACTTGGCTTCGTCGGATGGTTAAGCGGCGGCGAGATGGATCGACGAGGCGACGCGTGGTGGTGCCGGCGACGAgacggcgaggcgacggcgTTCGGCGGCGTGTCGCACGGAGGGGCgccggggcgcgtggcgagcgtGGGAGGGCGCCAGAGGGAGCGGTTTCGAGCGAAACCATGGGTGCGCGAGGTGGTTTGGCCGGGGgcacggcgagggcgcggcgcgtggccgacgccggcggcgaacgcTATCACGGCAAGAAACAGagagggaagagagggagaTGGTGGTGAGGGCAGTTCTGTAATTAACTCGAAGTTCAAAATTCCAGtttgtaaactcaatttttctccctattccaaaggtcaaatgaaaaacttttgaatacaaaagttgttcaaaactTCAAATACTACAACTTTTTTTCAGGCACAAATTCATTTGAAGCTTAATTTGAAAGATacaatttgaaacttgagtgcatttgaaaatgtcctatatgcttcaaaattcaaaattttcttccaTTTTTGTGTGGCGACTCGAAATACTTTTAACACGAAAGTTTTTCTTCATTTGAAAACCTTTAacattggttttgggcaaaagtccaTTTAAACAATGttttaaaagttatttaaaTTTTCTGACCTATGTTCAAATACATCTagacacatacacacacatataatTTTCCAAAAGAGATGCataatttgaatttttcttgtttatttagcatgaaatcatatttaatatttcttgcttagcattttaaaactctgggataTCACAGGGTCGTGGTGGCCCACTGCCGCCCTTGGCGGTCGTGGCATCCGGCTTTGTGGAGACCCCCTCCTGGTGCCTGTCCCCCTCTCTGGAATGCCGGTGGGTTCCTTGGCCCCATGTCGCTCGCGTCGCCTAGTGTTGGCGTTGCGTCCTTGTGGGATGGAAGAAGGGGGTTCAGGCGAAAGCCATACCCGCTTGTGGGTCGATGACGGCGACGCCCTCGGGCGCCGTTTACCTTGTTGAAGGCGTCATCCgttcctccttccttcctctccGGCGAGCTTTCTGGGTGAAAACCTTGACCTTCTGGTCTGGCATTGGTGGCGCCAGTGGCGTCACTTCCTCCTTTGAGGCCTTGCCATCAGCGCTCTACCGACTTTGGGGCCATTTGGTGCCTACCCTTTCCACCCTGTCCAGGCGTCGCGGCAGCTGAACCTCCGCTCCTGCCTCCGCTTCATCTTCCTCACTATCACTTTCGGTTACTCAGGTCGCTTTAGTTAGGCGGATGCTTTGCTGGTTGAAAGTTTGTttaggtggatgctttgccacctctACTTTGTTCGGACGGATATGTCGTCAGGGTTATAATTGGTCGTGCCGtctggtggatgctttgccacctatCTCGGttcgggcggatgctttgccaccgtgtttcttcttcatctttggcgGATGCTTGGCCGCTGAGGATCCAGGTGCTGCGACGGAGGCTGTGCAACCTTTGCGGTGCTGCGTGTTCTTTTTGCAAGGTTCGGTTGTAGCGGTGGTGTGTTCCCTTGGTGTATGGGCTGAGCGGGTTGTGCTCTCCGTGTTGCTGGCTGTTGTCCGTGTTGTCATTGTGTTTTCTCGCTTGTGTGCGTTTCTTCTGtgtttctctatttttagtTCTTTGTGCTCTTGTGCTGGTCAAGCTCTGTTTGGCCGCATCAAGATTGTGTCTGTAACTGCTTTTTTCTTAAtaaaaaacgtgctcaggcatggtcgcaaaaaaaaaacctttgcTTTGTGATAATAAAGAGCCATACATATTGCCAATAATCCTACCAAGCATTTCAGTGTTGATGCCTTCTTTACTTGCTCTTATTGTATTGAATTGCTCTTTAACTGCAGGTGGCAAATGTTTTCAATAAAGTACAAAATCGAAGCAGCATTGATACTCTTAGTGCTTTAGACGTGTACGGACCTTGAGTTCGACGATGGAGGGGAGGTATCAAGTGTGACAAAGTTCTTATACCATAGGCCCATATGGTCCTTGAAGTACTTGATATATTGCTATCTCCAATACTGGAGGCATCATCTCATCGAATACCCATGATTAGTAACACCCTCCAGCATTCCACAAGCTGGTGCCAAAGCCGCAGAGGTACGCGAGCCAATGTTGTGGCTAAAATACTGATCATGCTGTTGGGGTTCATGATGCAGACATAACCTTAACATGCCACTTACATGTCCAGGTCAATATTACAATAGCGCCTTGGTTAGCTTATATCCAGCAAAACCTCATGCTCGGTACCTAAGCAAGTTTacccaaaaaatatttaaacTATTTCCATCACATTGCAAAATACTGTTGCACATTTCAAGGGAGTTTTACATAATTCAGCAACCATAAGAACTCTGTCTGTTTCTTGTTCTCAATCCTGTTACAAGATCAGCAGGCATTTCTCGCAAGAAAAAACAGACTGACTGCAGGAGGGAAGGATTTCAGATACCTGGAAAGGATTCAAGAATATAGTTTAGAATGGAGCAAGATGTTTGGGACGCATCAGAGAGCTATTAAATGTCCAGGTAAAGTAGCAACAAAGAAAATGGCAGATATTTAAAACTTAACTACAGATGTATGTTCATTCACAGAGCTCAATGGCCCATTAAGAATTTCCACAATTTTTACTATGACTTGCTAACAGTAAATCTACTTCCAGACACATTTGTAGTTCGAAATACTCTTCCATGATCCCTTATAATTAATAATTCCATCTATATTTTATAATAACCCAGAAGCACAACCAGAAAATATTTAGTTAAACCTGACTCCACATacataaaaaaaaacattctGTCAATTAAATATAATAATCACATTATGAAAATTGCTACTGTTAAACCACAATATTTTGATAGTAATCTATAATCAGCAACCTCTTTGTATCCAGGGCATATTTGTCTAACCAACACAAGACTAGAGCAGCTTTATGGCTAAGCTCTAGCCTTTGCTATACCTGGTGATAACCCAAGGAACAAATATGAAAAGGGGGATTGTGCATGTTCAAGATGATTTTACTTTTGAGTGTACTATGCTTCAAGATATGTACTTTATTTGGAATGAGTAAACGTGGAATGGCACTGCAGGTTACAGTTTGTAGGGTTCTGTTGTTTACATTTTCGAACGTGATTGATTATATGGAAAGCATAGTAGTCCTATTTTTGGTAGCACCCAATCATATCAGCAATTTAAGTAACCAAGTAATGGTCTCAAATGATTCATTATTTTGTTTCTGTTCCATATCTAGAGACCACAAAGGCTTCAGTTAATCCGCATGTTGTCAGATCAATGCTTCCTAGTCCACCAGTGATGCATTATTGATTCTTGGTTTTTCAAATGCACTCATCAGATATCCAAACTCATTAATATCAGAATAATTGTCAGAATATAGCTTTTCCATTCTTGTtcttttcccaaaaaaaaactcttatTTTTTCTGTTTTATATTTAAAGTTATAGGGTCGCTAACTATCACTATGATAATTTCCTCCTGAACTACCTGTATAACATGTCTACAAAATTTTGGTCCAAGCAAACTGGAAAGAAAAATTTCACCATATTTGGTATTTTCAACACCTGGATCTGatcataaaataaaattaatcttacAGAATGAAGCAAACCACATGCAGCAATGGAATTACTTTGCATAAAGATAGGATACTACTTATCGACATGCATGTTTTCCAACTACAAGCCATCACCCAAAGCAATAAAACACCATAAAATAGAAGGAACGGTTAGGTTGCCATCAAATTTACTATCTAACCAATGGGAATCAAGGATCAACACAAATATGGTCTAACTATGCAGAAATTCTTTCCCCCCTCGATGGCTTACAATGCAGGCGAGCTACATGTCAAATATTAAGAAGAAACAAGACAGAAAATCTCCAGGATGCAAACACAAATCCCCATCTTTTCATTTCCATCTTTAAATTTGTGGAAACCCAAGGAGATCATCACAAGGCAGCACATTAGAACATTTCAACAAGTAAAATATCACGAACAAGAAAAGGTCTTATAACAGCAGGTTGAGCAAAAGAAACAAGGGAGGTCAAAGGTTCAAGGTGATTAAGAAAATAAAAAGTTAAACAAGGTTAAACTCACCATGAGCATCACCATAAGAAAGCATGTCCTAAGCTCCTAACATTAAGCAAAAGAACATACCTTGATTTGCAGCAGGGTATAACCATGTAGAACTGAGAAAAATACCCTTGACAAACAGAACTCCTCCATGAatttctgaaaatccatttGGTTGTATTTGTTGAAAATGCTGGATCATGAGTCACCAAACAAGTCATCACTATCATCAGCTGAGTTCATGTTCGAATTCGAGATATGTGTCTTCTCAACAGCTTTGTCTTTATCTGACTGATCATCTGATTTGTATGCCCAAGAAGAGCCCACTTTTGCTGGAATAGAATCCCCATAAAGGTCATCATAAATTCCACTTCTTGTTGTGCTCTTAACTTTTTTAAGAACCTCTTGTAGCTTATCCGTTACCCCGCTTGGGGAGGTACTTCCTTTTGGTGAAATTTGCTCCTTTCCTTTCGGTATGACAGTAACCTGTACAAGAGATTCGTACTTCCCAACAAGGCTACCTTCCTTCATACCTATAGGGCCTGGTTCAGTTTCAACATCTGCACCATCTGAAATGCCGACCACTTGGATAAGTTCTCCTCCAACCTGATCTCTAAAGGACACTCTCAACTTTTTGCTTCTCTTTAAGGGCCTTTCAACTGTATGGTTATCATCATTTGCACCAGAGGCACCTCCTGATGAACCTTTGGAACTAGACGATAGGTCAGATTTACTAATACCATAGCGGTTAAGTATTGTATTGTATGCCACAACAGCATCTTCATCATTGGGGTCTGGAGGAGATGGCAAACTGACATCTGATGGAAGGCTAGGAGTTGGGGACAGTGCAGCTGTGTTCTTTCGCAGTATATAGATTCTGGTTGATGCAGCAAAGCGAAGTGACTGTCCAACTTCAAGTTCAACAGGATTGTCTTTCGTTAATCTCTCATTTGCAACAAATGTGCCATGAACTGATCCTAAGTCGATAACATAGATGCTGAAAAAGCACAGATGAGTAGTTAGCAATAAACCTAACAGGCTAGCATAATGGTACAGCAAATAGAAAGTACTTTCCAATATGAACGGGTTGTTTCTCTGACAAAATAAATCAGATAAGTGTTCCTTATAGGTCTGTTGGGAGTTCATTTCAAATTTCAGCCTATACGTGCATCGAAGGAAATGATTTTTACATTGATAAATGGATTTTAAACTTCATTGGAAACAATGGGTATTGGCTAAAGAAAACTGAAAGTGATGTGCAAACCAACAATAACTGGAAACAATGTTTCACATAAATAAAAGTATAGAGTAGCCAATAACTGTACAGCTAAGTAGGGATGCTGATTGGATTGGATCAACCCAGCAACCGACACCATGACGCACTGATTTGTGGTGTCAAATTGAGTA
The Panicum virgatum strain AP13 chromosome 6N, P.virgatum_v5, whole genome shotgun sequence genome window above contains:
- the LOC120678411 gene encoding protein phosphatase 1 regulatory inhibitor subunit PPP1R8 homolog isoform X2; translated protein: MYRGSLDRFKKAQTLEPFSVQSGSGAKNAPAGARTAKAPPAPLTVPQNSNFVSGQNHQSLQGVSSRVAGQDDVAAGHVGSQIGGGQSIWQPPDWAIEPRPGVYYLDVLKDGEVIDRINLDKRRHIFGRQVPACDFVLDHQSVSRQHAAVIPHRNGSIYVIDLGSVHGTFVANERLTKDNPVELEVGQSLRFAASTRIYILRKNTAALSPTPSLPSDVSLPSPPDPNDEDAVVAYNTILNRYGISKSDLSSSSKGSSGGASGANDDNHTVERPLKRSKKLRVSFRDQVGGELIQVVGISDGADVETEPGPIGMKEGSLVGKYESLVQVTVIPKGKEQISPKGSTSPSGVTDKLQEVLKKVKSTTRSGIYDDLYGDSIPAKVGSSWAYKSDDQSDKDKAVEKTHISNSNMNSADDSDDLFGDS
- the LOC120678411 gene encoding protein phosphatase 1 regulatory inhibitor subunit PPP1R8 homolog isoform X1 — protein: MSYADPALQDVLAVKCAEMYRGSLDRFKKAQTLEPFSVQSGSGAKNAPAGARTAKAPPAPLTVPQNSNFVSGQNHQSLQGVSSRVAGQDDVAAGHVGSQIGGGQSIWQPPDWAIEPRPGVYYLDVLKDGEVIDRINLDKRRHIFGRQVPACDFVLDHQSVSRQHAAVIPHRNGSIYVIDLGSVHGTFVANERLTKDNPVELEVGQSLRFAASTRIYILRKNTAALSPTPSLPSDVSLPSPPDPNDEDAVVAYNTILNRYGISKSDLSSSSKGSSGGASGANDDNHTVERPLKRSKKLRVSFRDQVGGELIQVVGISDGADVETEPGPIGMKEGSLVGKYESLVQVTVIPKGKEQISPKGSTSPSGVTDKLQEVLKKVKSTTRSGIYDDLYGDSIPAKVGSSWAYKSDDQSDKDKAVEKTHISNSNMNSADDSDDLFGDS